The following nucleotide sequence is from Callithrix jacchus isolate 240 chromosome 12, calJac240_pri, whole genome shotgun sequence.
AGATTGCTTATGCCCGCATAGAGGGGGATATGATAGTCTGCGCAGCATATGCACACGAACTGCCAAAATATGGTGTGAAGGTTGGCCTGACAAATTACACTGCAGCGTATTATACTGGCCTGCTGCTGGCCCGCAGGCTTCTCAATAGGTTTGGCATGGACAAGATCTATGAAGGCCAAGTGGAGGTGACTGGTGATGAATACAATGTGGAAAGCATTGATGATCAGCCAGGTGCCTTTACCTGCTATTTGGATGCAGGCCTTGCCAGAACTACCACTGGCAATAAAGTTTTTGGTGCCCTGAAGGGAGCTGTGGATGGAGGCTTGTCTATCCCTCATAGTACCAAGCGATTCCCTGGTTATGATTCTGAAAGCAAGGAATTTAATGCAGAAGTACACCGGAAGCACATCATGGGCCAGAATGTTGCAGATTACATGCGCTACTTAatggaagaagatgaagatgctTACAAGAAACAGTTCTCTCAATACATAAAGAACAGCGTAACTCCAGACATGATGGAGGAGATGTATAAGAAAGCTCATGCTGCTATACGAGAGAATCCAGTCTATGAAAAGAAGCCCGAGAAAGAAGTTAAGAAGAAGAGGTGGAACTGCCCCAAAATGTCCCTTGCTCAGAAGAAAGATCGGGTAGCTCAAAAGAAGGCAAGCTTCCTCAGAGCTCAGGAGCGGGCTGCTGAGAGCTAAACCAGTTTTCTATAAGGATTTTTCAGATAAAGACAATAAACttatggacagcaaaaaaaaaaaaaactatagattCAAGACAATCCCAATAAAAATCTGAACAGGTTTTTAATAGGctcattctatatatatatatttaattataaaatatatatatatattaaatatatatatatatatatatatatatatatatatatatatatttaaagaggcagggtcttgctctgtcacccagactgaaatgCTGTAacataatcatagttcactgcagccttgaactcctggttcaagcagtcctcccacctcagcctcctgagtatttgggattataGATTTGAACCACCACGCTTGcctctttctaaaatttatatggaaatacaaaggatcTAGAATACAAAAGACaattagggagaaaaaaaaggaataaagctgGAAGATTTACATGGCCTAATTTAAGACTTTGGGGGTTTGGTTGCGCAGTAGTGCTAGCGAGTTCGCGTTTCGGTTGTTGGACCCGGCAGCCGCTTTTGGTGCTAAGCTGCTAGGAAGCCCCTCTCGGCGAGCTCGTTGGAGCTTGAACCCATTGTCACCCCTCCGACTCaccggcaaaaaaaaaaaaatggttgaagCAGATCGCCCAGGAAAGCTCTTCATTGGTGGGCTTAATACAGAAACAAATGAGAAAGCTCTTGAAGCAGTATTTGGCAAATATGGACGAATAGTGGAAGTACTCTTGATGAAAGACTGTGAAACCAACAAATCAAGAGGATTTGCTTTTGTCACCTTTGAAAGCCCAGCAGATGCTAAGGATGCAGCCATAGACATGAATGGAAAGTCATTAGACGGAAAAGCCATCAAAG
It contains:
- the LOC100401954 gene encoding large ribosomal subunit protein uL18; this encodes MGFVKVVKNKAYFKRYQVKFRRRREGKTDYYARKRLVIQDKNKYNTPKYRMIVRVTNRDIICQIAYARIEGDMIVCAAYAHELPKYGVKVGLTNYTAAYYTGLLLARRLLNRFGMDKIYEGQVEVTGDEYNVESIDDQPGAFTCYLDAGLARTTTGNKVFGALKGAVDGGLSIPHSTKRFPGYDSESKEFNAEVHRKHIMGQNVADYMRYLMEEDEDAYKKQFSQYIKNSVTPDMMEEMYKKAHAAIRENPVYEKKPEKEVKKKRWNCPKMSLAQKKDRVAQKKASFLRAQERAAES